Proteins encoded together in one Camelina sativa cultivar DH55 chromosome 9, Cs, whole genome shotgun sequence window:
- the LOC104714062 gene encoding putative protein TPRXL, producing the protein MASSSPTQRTHVPIPPDPPPPGGGRSLTQEANDPPVPISVSSPSGKRTRDPEDEVYLDNLRSQKRYLSEIMACSLNGLTVGDSLPVNMLESPARSESFLYHRDDLPLQYSPMSEDSDEARFCEDPTTTTSTCSSQPESRPTSPVSPYRYQRPLSSTNSPLLSSSTIPLHSHTCPTSMSSNATTTTTSTTTTPQPRHRGSDTEGRFPSSPSDICHSGDLRRTALLRSVQMRTQPCGGYTSSSGPNNIDVEERMCSKSMEEDRGYNRGEDISYTEVSSKSKSCKALDM; encoded by the exons atggcttcttcttccccaaCTCAGCGTACTCACGTCCCAATTCCTCCCGACCCACCACCACCAG GAGGAGGTAGGTCACTGACACAAGAAGCTAATGACCCACCAGTGCCTATATCAGTTTCCTCTCCGAGTGGGAAACGAACCAGAGATCCGGAAGACGAGGTCTACCTCGATAACCTTCGCTCCCAGAAACGTTATCTCAGCGAG ATAATGGCTTGCAGTTTAAACGGACTAACAGTCGGGGACTCACTTCCTGTCAATATGTTAGAGTCTCCAGCTCGGTCTGAGAGCTTTCTTTATCACAG AGATGATTTACCATTACAATACTCTCCCATGTCGGAAGACTCAGACGAAGCAAGATTCTGCGAGgacccaacaacaacaacaagcactTGCTCATCGCAACCCGAGAGCCGCCCAACTAGTCCAGTTTCACCATATCGATACCAAAGACCTCTTTCTTCAACAAACTCACCACTCCTGTCATCGTCAACAATCCCACTCCATTCACATACATGTCCTACCTCCATGAGCTCcaatgcaacaacaacaaccactagtactactactactccaCAGCCTCGCCATAGAGGATCAGACACAGAAGGAAGGTTTCCATCATCCCCCAGCGATATCTGTCATTCAGGTGACTTGAGGAGAACCGCTCTACTCAGGTCTGTTCAAATGAGGACACAACCATGTGGCGGCTATACTTCAAGTTCAGGGCCAAACAATATTGACGTTGAAGAGAGGATGTGTTCTAAGTCTATGGAGGAAGATAGAGGCTATAATAGAGGGGAAGATATATCTTACACTGAAGTCTCTAGTAAGAGCAAGTCTTGTAAAGCATTGGACATGTGA